Sequence from the Methanothermobacter sp. genome:
AACCTGTTTTTCCTTCTCATACACTTAACTTGAAGGATAAGGATGTTTTGATTGAGTACAGGTGATGGAGGAATTGACATGGACGATTACAGGATAGCAGTATTTGGCCTTGGACACATAGGTCTTCCAACAGCAGCACTTTTTGCCAGGGCAGGATTTGATGTTACAGGGGTTGACATAAGCACGGAAACTGTGGAAAAGGTCAACATAGGAAAATCACCTGTCCGTGAACCGGGCCTTGATGAACTAGTTGCTGAGGTTGTTGGGAAAGGTAAACTGAGGGCAACCGTCGATGGTGTTAGCGCTGCAGAGGAGTCAAACGTGATGGTTGTGGTGGTACCGACACCTATTAACAGCGACAATACATCTGACCTTTCTGCTGTGATATCCGCGACAGAGACCATCTCAAAGGGTCTTAAGAAGGGTGACCTTGTGATTATAGAGAGCACCGTACCTCCAGGGGCATGCGAGAACGTGGTACTTCCGATACTTGAAAAAACAGGTTTACGGGCATCAAGGGACTTTGGACTTGCATACACACCTGAAAGGGCCCTTCCAAACAACACACTCCATGAGATGCAGAACAATGCAAGGGTTATAGGGGGTATTGATTGGAAAAGTGCAGAGATGGCCGCTCAACTTTACGGCAAGGTCACAAGGGGAGAGGTAATAGTTGTGGATGACATCATAACAGCAGAAATGGTTAAGCTCATGGAGAACACCTACAGAGATACCAACATAGCCCTCGCCAATGAACTTGCAGTTATATGTGAGTCACTCGGCATAGACGCCATAAAGGCCATTGAGGCAGCAAACCACCACCCCAGGGTGAATCTTCACACTCCAGGACCCGGTGTTGGGGGTCACTGCCTGTCAATAGACCCCTACTTCATAGTTGAGATGGCAGAGAAACATGGTGTACCAGCAAGACTCATAAGGACGGCAAGGGAGGTCAATGAATCAATGCCCTTCCATGTCCTTGACATCATAAGGGATGCACTTGAATCAGCTGGCCGAGGCCTTGCAGGGTCACGGGTGGGTATCCTTGGCATGGCATACAAGGGCGACGTTGCAGATGCAAGGGAGACACCAACAAGGCCACTTGTGGCAGCACTCACATCAGAGGGGGCTGAGGTCATTGTCAACGACCCCCATGTTGACCCAGCTATTATAAGGGAGATGGGTGTTGAACCTGTCTCACTTGAGGAGGCTCTTGAATCTGACTGTGTGGTTCTCATGACAGATCACTCAGAGTACCTTAAGATAACCCCTGCGATGATAGGTGGGGGGATATTCATCTGCACCAGACCCGTTCTGGACCCTGAAAAATTCAGAGAACAGGGCATAATATTCAGGGGTGTGGGGCGCCCTTGAAACTTCTAATATTTGAATATGCCACCGCCTCGGGAATTGAAGACCCCGAGATATTCCTTGAGGGCCGTTCAATGCTTGAGGCTCTTCTGGCTGATTTCAGAAACCTTGAAATTGAATTTCTTCTCTCTGAGAAGTTTTCTGATATTGAAATCCAATCCAACTGCAGGCCAACCCTCATCAAGGATTCTCTCAGGGAATGGCTAAGAAAAAACCTCCATAGATTCGATGCCTGCATGTTCATTGCAGCAGAGGAAGATATGGAACTCTATAAACTCACAGAACTTGTTGAGGACTCAGGGGTACTTCTTATCGGCTCAGGCAGTGAGGCGGTTCGTATATGCTCAGATAAGAGGATAACCTACAGGGCCCTTAAGGGTGTGGTTCCCCTCATAAGGACCTATGAACGTGATGATCTTGAAGAACTACCATCAAAGGTTCTCATAAAACCCGCGGACGGTGTTGCCTGCCAGGGTATAAGAATAATTGAGCCCGGGGACCTCCCTGAAATCCCTGAGAATATGATAATACAGGAATTTGTTGAAGGTGAGAGTGTCAGCGTGAGCCTTCTCTCCGATGGGAAAAGGGCACTTCCACTGAGCCTCAACAGGCAGAATATCATCATAAGGGGGGATTCACTGGAGTATGATGGGGGCGTCACCCCTGTGGATCACAGGATGAGGGATGAGGCCTTCAGGGTTGCCAGAAGGGCTGTGGAATCCATTAGGGGTTTGAGAGGCTATGTCGGGGTGGACATGATACTTGCAGATAAACCCTATGTTGTTGAGATAAACTCCAGGATCACGACACCCTACATAGGCCTCAGAAGGATTTTAGAGGGAAACCTGGGTCATATGGTCCTTCAATCGGTTATGGGTGAACTCCCAGAGCGTTTTAAATTCAATGGGACAGCATACTTCAGAAAAGGTTCCAGGGGCATGCTTGTGGATATCCGCAGAGGGGCTGAAGCTGGGAATTAAGAGTATGGAGTTGACCTTGATGAAGATAGCGGGATTTGATATTGGAGGAGCAAACACTGACATGGCATTAATAGAGTTTGGAGCCGATGGGGAAATGAAGAAGGTCCGTGTGGACTTCAGGTACCTCCCCATGTGGCTTAAACGTGATGAACTTTCAGAGACCCTGATTGAGCTTGCAGGGGATGATCTTGATGATCTTGATGGTGTTGGCGTGTGCATGACAGCGGAACTGGTGGACGCCTACCCAAGCAAGGCAGAGGGAGTTATTGACATAGTTGAAAGTGTCCAGAGCGCATTTGATGTTCCAGTGGCATACGTGAGCCTTTCAGGTATGGTGGATGCCTCGGAGGCGGTCAGGGACCCCATGAATGTGGCTGCAGCCAACTGGGTTGCCACCTCACAGATAGCCTCGGCAATGAGCAGTGACTGCATAATGGTGGACGTGGGAAGCACAACAACGGACATAATACCCGTTAAGGACGGATTCGAGGCTGCAAGGGGAAGGAATGACCTTGAAAGACTATCAACTGGTGAACTTGTCTACACAGGCACACTGAGAACCAATGTGGCAACGATAGTCGACAGGGTTCCCCTACATGATAAATGGTTCAGGGTTTCATCTGAACTTTTTGCAATAACAGCGGATGTTCACAGGGTACTCGGCAATATCAGGGAATCCGACTACACCTGCAGCACACCGGATGGCTCAGGAAGATCCATTGAGGATTGTATGCTCAGGATAGCCCGTGTACTATGCGCAGATCTGGAACTCCTTGAACCAGAGGATCTACTTGAGGTGTCAGAGTACATTTACCACCAGCAGATACTCAAGATAGCAGAGGGAATCGCAGAGGTTTCAGAGCGCGAGAATCTTGATGAGGTAATCGCCACTGGCCTTGGAATGAATGTTCTTGCAAAAAGGGCCGCAGAGATTCTTGACCTCAAATGCAGAACCATGGACGAATTCCTGACGGAGGATGAGTGTGTGGTGGCCCCTGCAGTCGGCACAGCACTCTTGATGGAGGATTACCTCCAGAACAGATAGATGGATGGTCAAGTTGAAATCAAGAATTTTAATCGCTGTTATTCTCGTCCTCATTGGAACCCCCCTTCTAATCATGAACCTATCTGACCATTCAACCATCGGCTCAGATTCCAGGGGATACGTTACAAAGGACGTTTATGCCCACTACGGGAGGCAGAACATAAAGATAGCTGTTGTAACTGGGATACATCCACGGGAGGAGGTTTCAATTGCGCCAGTCCAGTGGGCCAGCAGGGCATTCGCACTTCTCCCCGTGGAGGTTGCACTTTACAGTATAAATGTTGAGGACAGTCCAATGGATTACAGCAGGGGCAGGGCCAATGGCGAGGGCCTTGCAGCCACCCACATCCTCCCCGATGTAATGAAATCCGATTATGACCTTGTGATAATTGCCCATGCCCATGCACCCGGTTATGGTGAGGGATTCTATGTTGCAACGCCACAGATGGATGAACCCTCAGTCCGGATCGCTGAGAGCCTAAGGAGGGAAGGGTTCAATTACTATCCGGTCTCAGGAAAAACAAGGTACAGGAGTTCATCTGCCAGACTCTTCTCAAGGCCACTTGCTGCAGCGGGTTACCCGACACTGGTCTATGAGGTCCCTGAGTGGGCACCAGCATATGAAGTATTTTTCATGACCCTTAAACTTTTGAGGGCCAGCAGTTCTCTCCTATCGTAATTGTAATGGGGGGGTTATTTTTTCATGACCCTTAAACTTTTGGGGTGGCAGCTGTTCCCAATATCAGTACCAGACATCCTTCATACCGATGAGGTATGCTATGATGTTTGCTGAAAGATGAAGGACAAGGGTGATAAGCATTATCAGGATGATGTAATCAACTGGAAGTACCCTAAGGGGAGATACCAGTATCAGGGCCCCGGCAACGAAGTCAAGCTGATCAAGGATTGGCGCTGGCCTACCCCTATCTATTTTGAGCCTTCGTTTAATGAAACTACCCCCCGCATCTCCCATAAGGGCTCCAAATCCAAGTAAAAGTCCTGTTATTGCTCCCTTTATAACTGAACCTGAAAGCAGGCCCTGAATTAATCCCACAAGCAGTCCAATAAGGGTACCAGCTGCGGTGCCCCGCCAGGTTACCCCGTCCCCTATGAGGCGCCTGCCATCACGGAGGGTGATGCCCATGTCAAGGGGTCTGCCCCCACCAAATACGAGGCCACTTATATTTGCCATGTAGGCAGGTAACATAAAGTATATTACATAGAGAACATCTATAATATTGATAATATCGGTATTCACATGTACACCTCGCAAAATTATTTAATTTGAGATACGTAAGAACCTGTCACTTCAGGCTCCAAGAAGAGGATGCATGGGTTTGTAATTTCATACATCAAGTATATAACATTTGCCAGTGAACTGATTCAATGATTTTAATATTCAAATTAAACAGGTGACTGTTGTGGTAATAAAGAGAACAAGGAGTCTCTGCCCCGAGTGCCTCAGACCCGTCGATGCAGAGGTCTTTGAGGATGAGGGCAGGGTTCTAATAAGAAAGGAATGCCCGGAACATGGAACCTTTGAGGGTGTTTACTGGAGCAGTTCCGATGTCTACCATAAGGCAGAAAATTATGATGAGGAAGGTGAGGGGCTACTGAACCCGCAGACGGATCCCCTGAAGGGATGCCCACTTGACTGTGGCCTCTGTCCTGAACATGAGAGCCACACTGTTCTTGGTCTTATTGATGTTACCAATCGATGCAATCTTAAATGTCCCATCTGTTTTGCCAATGCTGCCGTTTCAAAGTACCTTTATGAGCCAACCTATGAAGAGATAAGGGAGATGCTAAGAAATCTCCGCAGAAACAGACCCGTACCCACACCAGCCATTCAGTACGCGGGTGGTGAGCCCACTGTGAGGAAGGATATAGTGGAGCTCGTTAAACTCGCAAGGGATGAGGGCTTCACCCATGTCCAGATAGCCACAAATGGTGTGAGACTTGCGCGGAAACCTGAACTCGCAGCGGAACTCAGGGAGGCAGGGCTCAACACGGTTTACCTCCAGTTCGATGGGGTCACAGAGGAACCCTACATTGTATCCAGGGGTAAAAATCTGCTGCCACTGAAATTACAGGCAATAGAAAACTGCAGAAAGGCAGGTCTTGGAATAGTGCTGGTCCCCACACTTGTCAGGGGCCTCAATGACAGCCAGGTGGGGGACATAATTAGGTTCGCCATTGAAAACATCGATATAATAAGGGGCGTCAACTTCCAGCCGGTGTCCTTTGCAGGAAGAACCCCCGCAGACAGAGTTGAGGAGCAGCGCATAACAATACCCGACTTCCAGAAACTCGTGGAGGAACAGACAGATTCAGAGATAGCGGTGGAGGACTTCTACCCTGCATCATCTGTCCGTCCAATATCGGACTTTGTTGCAGCAATTGAGGGTGAACCCCAGGTTACATTCACATGCCACCAGCACTGCGGTACAGCCACATACATATTCATAGAGGACGGAAAAATAATCCCAATAACAAGGTTCATTGATGTTGACAGGTTTTTTGAGATAATCGATAAGGGCAGGGAGGAACTTGAGAAGGGAGGAATAGCAGCAAAGGCTAAATTGATTGCAAAATCAACAATAGAACTCCCAAAAACCCTCGACAAATCAAAGGCACCCAAGTCTGTTGATATAAAGAGCATACTCACATCAGTATTCAAGGAGAGATCATACAGTGCCCTGGGTGAATTCCACTACAACACTCTCCTGGTATCATGCATGCACTTCATGGACCCATGGAACTTTGATATAGAGAGGGTTAAAAGGTGCGTCATACACTACGCCCTGCCTGATGGACGCATAGTCCCATTCTGTACAATGAACTCAATACACCGGGCAGAAGTTGAAAAGCAGTTCTCAAAACCTCTAAAAGGATAATCGAAGGAGTGGTAATTGAATTGATCATCAACACACCGTCCCGCCTACACCTCACCCTCATAGACCTCAATGGTAGAAGGGGCCGCCTCGATGGAGGGGTGGGAATCACCCTTAGGGAGCCTGAACTCATCATGGGCCTTGAGGCCTCAGATGAGATCAGCGTGGAGTTCACTGGTGAAGTGGAAAATGCACTGAGGGAGGAATACGTTTCAAAGATAACAGCGGCTGCAGAGAGAATCCTCAGCCACCTTGGTAGTGATGAAAAATTTGCCTTCAAGGTTGAAAGCATGTTCCCGGCCCACTCAGGCCTTGGTTCAGGGACGCAGATATCCCTTGCAGTCGCAAAGCTCATCGCAGAGTACCACGGCGTCAGTATAGGTGCAAGGGAATTGGCAGTTATTGTTGGAAGGGGCGGCACATCAGGTATAGGCGTTGCCTCATTTGAGGATGGAGGATTCATAGTGGATGCAGGACACAGTACGCGTGAAAAATCTGACTTCCTCCCATCATCTGCCTCACGTGCATCTCCGCCACCTGTTATTGCAAGATATGATTTTCCTGAGGATTGGAATATCGTGGTTGCCATACCTTACATTGAGAGATCAGTTTCAGGGAAAAGGGAGGTTAACATATTCCAGGAATACTGCCCCATACCCCTCCGGGAAGTTGAAAGGCTCTCGCACATAATCCTCATGAAGATGATGCCCTCGGTCATTGAAGGGGACATTGAGGCCTTTGGGGAATCTGTTAATGAGATACAGAAGATAGGATTCAAGAAGGTTGAAAGGGATCTTCAGGACCCACTGATTGACAGTTTAATAGATGCTATGTTGGCTGCAGGGGCCGCGGGGGCGGGCATGAGTTCATTTGGCCCTGCAGTATACGCCGTTACAGAGGGAAAAGCTGATGATATGGTGGATGCTGTTCTGGAGATAATGGATTCAGGACAGGCCTTTGTAACAGGCGGCCGTAACAGTGGGGCCTCTGTGAGCAGATCCTGAGGGAGGAGATCTGCATGGAAGAAGTTATAAGGGGAAGAGTATGGAGATTCGGTGATAACATAGATACTGATATGATCATACCAGGCCGTTACCTGCGAACTTTCAGCCTTGATGAACTTGCATCCCATGTAATGGAGGGTGCAAGGCCAGAGTTTGCCTCCGAGGTGAAGAGGGGTGACATAATAGTGGCCGGACGCAACTTTGGTTGTGGGTCATCAAGGGAGCAGGCCGCAGTAGCCCTTAAACATGCAGGTGTCGCTGCGATCATTGCAGAATCCTTTGCCAGGATATTCTACAGGAACGCCATAAACATAGGGTTTCCTGTTATAATGGCGAGGGTGGATGCAGTGGATGGAGATGAAATCTCAGTTGACCTCAAGGGTGGTTTCATTGAGAACCTCACCACTGGAAAGAGGTATGAGATGAAACCCTTCAATGACTACATGCTATCAATACTCCAGGACGGCGGCATTGTGAACCACTACATCAGGACGCTAAAAGAAGGTTCAGGGTAAAAAACATTTAAATTCACAGGAGAAAGTTATGAGGGGTAATAGATGCAATGTCCGATTTGCGGTTCAAAGGCATTCAGGGTTTTAAAAAGCAGAACAGATGAGTCCAGATCGAGGAAGGTCAAGCACCTTGTACTTGAATGTGAGGAATGCGGGACGGTCTTCAAGGATAGCCTTGTGATTGAAAAGCCCAAAAGCCACAGGATAATAATAAGTGAGCATGGAAGCTCCTATAGGGATGAGGTGGATCTATACCCCTATGAGGAGGTATCCACAGGCGATGCAATCACTGTATCAGGAAAACTCGTTGAAATAACATCACTGGAACTTAAGAGCGGCAAGAGGGTTGATAAAGCCACTGCGGCGGATGTTGAGACACTGTGGGCTGTTTCACTCGAGGCACCCGTCCGTGTTGGTATATCCGTAGATCTTCATGGTGAGGTCTACTCAAGAAAGGTTGAGGTGGACAGGGACTTTGAATTCAGAGTTGGAGACGTCATGAAGATAGATGAACACGTCTTCAAGATAAGGAGCATAAAGACAGAGGATGGTATGATAAGAAGGGGCTCCGTACCTGCACAGAGGATTAAGAGGGTTTATGGTTATCCTGTAAACCTCAGGTTCAGACAGGACCTCACAGATATGATCGTGTGATATCCGGCTGTATAAACATGTTTCGTGGTTCAATGATGAATGAAAGACTCAGAATGGTCCAGGACCTCATAGATAAGGGTTACATAAAATCTGAGTCCGTAAGGAGGGCGATGGAGAAGGTTCCAAGGGATGAGTTTGTCCCTGAAGATGAAAGGCACAGGGCCTACCTTGACATGCCCCTTCCGATAGGTGAGGGACAGACCATATCCGCACCCCACATGGTCGCCATGATCGCCGAGCTACTGGACCTTAAGAGGGGAATGAAGGTCCTTGAGGTTGGCACCGGCTGCGGTTACAATGCAGCAGTCATAGCAGAGATAATAGGAAGGGAAGGTCACCTCTACACGATTGAAAGGATACGTTCACTGTATGAGAGGGCAAGGCAAAAGCTTGAGGCCCTGGGATATGATAACATCACGGTTATACATGGAGATGGAAGTAAGGGGTACCCTCAGGAGGCCCCCTACAGCAGGATCTATGTGACCGCGGCAGCACCCTACATACCTGACCCCCTCAGGGAACAGCTGGAGGTGGGGGGAAAACTTTTAATACCTGTTGGTTCTGATAAATTTTACCAGGAACTTGTTCTTGTTGAGAGGCTCTCCTCTGGGAATTACAGATCCAGAAACCTTGGGGGAGTTGCATTTGTTCCATTGATAGGTGAACATGGCTGGAAATTCCACTGAACCATATTTTGGTGGGAATTTCACAGATGACTTTTAAAGGGGATTCCTAATGGACAATATCAGGGTTTACATAGAGACATTTGGATGCACATTCAACCAGGCAGACTCAGAGATCATGGCGGGCGTCCTGAGTGAGGCGGGGGCATTGCTTACAGGGATTGATGAGGCGGATGTGATAATTCTTAACACATGCTATGTTAAGCATCCCACTGAACACAAGGTTATAAACAGAATAAAGAGGATCAGGGAGATATACCCTGATAAGGGCCTCGTTGTTGCCGGGTGCATGGTTGAAATAGACCCAGAGAAACTTGAATCCATATCAGGTGATGCCTCATGGCTTGGACCCCACCAACTGAGGAGGACAGCGGAGGTTGTTCGTGCTGCCTACCGTGGTGATGTTAAACGCATAACCGGTTTCACATCCGATGTGAAGGTTGGTGTCCCACGGGTGAGATCGAACCCCCTCATACACATCATACAGATATGTGAGGGATGCAGTGGAAGCTGTAGCTACTGCTGCACCCGTTTTGCAAGGGGAAGAATACAGAGTTACCCATCAGATATCATCGTTCAGGAGGCCAGGGAGGCCATTGAGGCTGGATGCAGGGAGATTCAGCTGACGGCACAGGATACTGCAGCATATGGTTCTGATACGGGTGAGAGACTATCCGATCTCATAAAAGAAATAACTGAAATACCCGGTGATTTCAGGGTACGCGTTGGCATGATGCACCCTGCAAGTGTCCTAAGGGACCTCGATGGTCTTGTTGAGGCCTTCAGGTCAGAGAAAGTGTACAGCTTCCTCCACCTACCTGTTCAGAGCGGAAGTGACCGTGTCCTCAGGGATATGGGGAGGGGGCACACTGTGGATGATTTCAGGATGATAGTTGACAGGTTCAGGTCAAGAATTCCGGAGATCTCCATTGCAACCGATATAATCGTTGGCTACCCCACTGAGGACGAGGATGACTTCCTTGACACCTGCAGGCTCCTTGAGGAGGTGAGACCTGGCTTCATACACCTCTCGAAGTATAGGCACAGGCCACGAGCCCTCTCGTCCTCTCTTGATGAGATAGACTTCAGGGAACTGCGGAGGCGGTCAAAGCTCGTTGAGGAACTCAAGGGGAGGATCACAGAAGAGGAAAATAAGAGGCTTGTTGGAACCACTCAGAATATACTAATAGTTGAGAGGGGAAGGAAGGGTGGATTAATAGGTAGAACAGACTCTTATATACCTGTGGTTACATATGATGGCGAGGTTGGGTCCTTCAGGAGTGTGAGGATCAATAGGGCCACAGGAACATACCTTATAGCAGAATCAGAAGTTTAATAGCCTCCAGTAATGTTTTATTTTATTTCTTAACTGACTTGAGTGTTTGCAGGTCTTTAAAACCAAGTAAAATAAGTTAAGACTTCTCCAATATTTAATGTCCTTAAAAATAGCTATATAATTAGTTTCCGGATAAAGAGGTGGTTATAAGTGCCGTGGGCCGGACTTGAACCAGCGACATCCAGATCTTCAGTCTGGCGTTCTCCCAACTGAACTACCACGGCATAGTGGGCCGGACGAGATTCGAACTCGTGATCACCTCCGTGTCAGGGAGGTATCATACCCCTAGACCACCGGCCCCTGTCCCTTCTAAACTATGGAAGTAGTCATATATAACCTTTTCCATTAGGGGTGGGGGATTCTGGTAATAACAGCCTCCTTAAAGCGAGGGAGTGACAGTGTGAGCCTGAAACGCCCATTGAAATTCTATCAGCATGATAATGTTTAAAAATTCAGGGTTTGAGGGGTTCCAGCATGAAATTTTCAATTATTATATTCTGTAAATACATTTCTAATACTTCATACATATTATTCATGGAAAACTTTTTAGTGAATATGATAACTTAAATTATAAATGAATGTGAAACCATCATGGGATTATGATTCTACACAGATACACAAGGTTCATTGATAGGGTGGGGGCATTGGTTAATAGAACTCTTACTGCTGCTGAGAAGATACAGTACTACCGCGATAGAAGGACCCGGCTGGCTCTTGTCGCCTCACTCACAGCTCTCTGTATTGTTGCAACTATTTATTTCCACATCTTTCTCAGGGTTGAAGTTGTATTCACACACATATTTTACATACCAATAGTCCTTGCAGCTATCTGGTTTGATAGGAAGTCATTCCTTGTAACAGCCTTCCTTGGTACGGTACTCATTGTAACAAACATTATGGCGTCTCTTTCAGGTTTCTATGAGGACCTTATGAGGGTTTCCGTCATGTTTTTTGTTAACCTCAGTACAGTATTCCTGGCAGAGTCCATAAAGGAATCAGAGGAGGTTATCCGTGAGACCGAGGAGAAGTACAGGACAATAGTTGAGACAGCAAGGGATGCAATAATAACCGCTGACGAGAGTGGAAGGGTGGTTTCATGGAACCAAGGGGCTGAGAAGATCTTTGGATACACTGCAGATGATATGAAGGGAAAACACATCAATAAAATAATCTCAGAGCAAAATCGGGAGGCGCACAAATTTCCTGATACATTTACGAGTGACGTTTCACTGATGATGACAGATGTCGAGGCCATCCGAAAGGATGGAAAAAGAGTCCCGGTGGATATTTCCGTTACAGGATGGCATTACCTGGGGGAAAACTTTGTAACTGCAGTCATAAGGGATATTTCAGAGCGAAAAAAGGCTGAAGAGGCATTGAGAGAGAGTGAAAAGAAATTCAAGGCGGTTTTCAACGGCGTTGATGATATAATAACCATCGTTGAGTTAAGGGATGATGGACTGCCAGGTAACTACATTGAGGTGAACAGGACCGCTGTGGAGAAACTTGGCTACTCAAGGGATGAACTCCTCAGCATGACACCCATGGACCTTGGACCCACAGAGGAGGAGCTCTCAGCGAATATGAAGACACTCCTTGAAAGGAAGGCTGCAAGGTTTGAGAGAACCTACATATCAAAGGACGGCCGCAGGATCCCGGTTGAGGTGAACTCCCGCCTCCTTGAGATTGGAGATAAAAAAGTAGTTGTATCGGTTTCAAGGGACATAACCCATAGACTGGAGAACGAAAGGAAACTGAGGGAGAGTGAGGAAAAATACAGGTCACTATTTGATCTTTCACCAAACTTTATAGCTCTCATTAATCCTGATGATGGTGTTATACTTGAAGTAAACTCAGCTGTTATCAAAAATCTTGGAATCTCTCCCGAAGAACTGAAAGGAAAATCCATTTATGAACTGGAATTTATATCTGATGAGGTTAAAAATGAATTCAGATCCCGTCTTGCTAAAATTAAAGTTTTTGAGAGTATTGAACCATATGAGACCGTATTACATGATATAAATGGTAAAGAGTACACCGTAATGATATACAGTAAACTCATAAACGCTGAGGGTCGTGATTGTGTCCTTGTTGTCATTAATGATATCTCAGACCTCAAGAGGACACAGAGGATGCTTGAAAAGTCCCTCGAGGAGAAGGAACTCCTCCTCAAGGAGATACACCACCGGGTCAAGAACAACCTGATGATAATCTCAAGCCTCCTCAGCCTCCAGTCAAGGAAGGCCAAGGATGAGGAGACCCTGGACCTCTTCAGGGAGAGTGAAAACAGGGCGAGGTCCATGGCCCTGATCCATGAAAGGCTTTACCGTTCAGGGGATCTCAAAAACATTGATATGGGTGAATACATAAGGACACTCGCATCTGAGGTCTTCAGAAGTTACTCTGCAGATTCCAGGATAAGGCTGAATATGGATGTGGCTGAACTGAAAGTTGACGTAGAGACCGCCATACCTGTTGGCCTCATCGTCAATGAACTTTTAACAAATGCTGTGAAGCATGCCTTCCCTGATGGCGAAGGCACTGTATCTGTATCGGTTAAAAGAAGCAATAACCATGTTCTTATTGAGGTTAGTGATGATGGGGTTGGATTTCCACCGGATCTTGACTGGGAGAGCAGTCCATCCCTTGGCCTCCAGCTTGTAAGGAACCTCACCAATCAGATTGACGGGACTGTAGAGATGATTTCAGATGGGGGCACAACATT
This genomic interval carries:
- a CDS encoding nucleotide sugar dehydrogenase; its protein translation is MDDYRIAVFGLGHIGLPTAALFARAGFDVTGVDISTETVEKVNIGKSPVREPGLDELVAEVVGKGKLRATVDGVSAAEESNVMVVVVPTPINSDNTSDLSAVISATETISKGLKKGDLVIIESTVPPGACENVVLPILEKTGLRASRDFGLAYTPERALPNNTLHEMQNNARVIGGIDWKSAEMAAQLYGKVTRGEVIVVDDIITAEMVKLMENTYRDTNIALANELAVICESLGIDAIKAIEAANHHPRVNLHTPGPGVGGHCLSIDPYFIVEMAEKHGVPARLIRTAREVNESMPFHVLDIIRDALESAGRGLAGSRVGILGMAYKGDVADARETPTRPLVAALTSEGAEVIVNDPHVDPAIIREMGVEPVSLEEALESDCVVLMTDHSEYLKITPAMIGGGIFICTRPVLDPEKFREQGIIFRGVGRP
- a CDS encoding ATP-grasp domain-containing protein; this encodes MKLLIFEYATASGIEDPEIFLEGRSMLEALLADFRNLEIEFLLSEKFSDIEIQSNCRPTLIKDSLREWLRKNLHRFDACMFIAAEEDMELYKLTELVEDSGVLLIGSGSEAVRICSDKRITYRALKGVVPLIRTYERDDLEELPSKVLIKPADGVACQGIRIIEPGDLPEIPENMIIQEFVEGESVSVSLLSDGKRALPLSLNRQNIIIRGDSLEYDGGVTPVDHRMRDEAFRVARRAVESIRGLRGYVGVDMILADKPYVVEINSRITTPYIGLRRILEGNLGHMVLQSVMGELPERFKFNGTAYFRKGSRGMLVDIRRGAEAGN
- a CDS encoding hydantoinase/oxoprolinase family protein → MKIAGFDIGGANTDMALIEFGADGEMKKVRVDFRYLPMWLKRDELSETLIELAGDDLDDLDGVGVCMTAELVDAYPSKAEGVIDIVESVQSAFDVPVAYVSLSGMVDASEAVRDPMNVAAANWVATSQIASAMSSDCIMVDVGSTTTDIIPVKDGFEAARGRNDLERLSTGELVYTGTLRTNVATIVDRVPLHDKWFRVSSELFAITADVHRVLGNIRESDYTCSTPDGSGRSIEDCMLRIARVLCADLELLEPEDLLEVSEYIYHQQILKIAEGIAEVSERENLDEVIATGLGMNVLAKRAAEILDLKCRTMDEFLTEDECVVAPAVGTALLMEDYLQNR
- a CDS encoding CDP-2,3-bis-(O-geranylgeranyl)-sn-glycerol synthase; this encodes MNTDIINIIDVLYVIYFMLPAYMANISGLVFGGGRPLDMGITLRDGRRLIGDGVTWRGTAAGTLIGLLVGLIQGLLSGSVIKGAITGLLLGFGALMGDAGGSFIKRRLKIDRGRPAPILDQLDFVAGALILVSPLRVLPVDYIILIMLITLVLHLSANIIAYLIGMKDVWY
- the tes gene encoding tetraether lipid synthase Tes; the encoded protein is MVIKRTRSLCPECLRPVDAEVFEDEGRVLIRKECPEHGTFEGVYWSSSDVYHKAENYDEEGEGLLNPQTDPLKGCPLDCGLCPEHESHTVLGLIDVTNRCNLKCPICFANAAVSKYLYEPTYEEIREMLRNLRRNRPVPTPAIQYAGGEPTVRKDIVELVKLARDEGFTHVQIATNGVRLARKPELAAELREAGLNTVYLQFDGVTEEPYIVSRGKNLLPLKLQAIENCRKAGLGIVLVPTLVRGLNDSQVGDIIRFAIENIDIIRGVNFQPVSFAGRTPADRVEEQRITIPDFQKLVEEQTDSEIAVEDFYPASSVRPISDFVAAIEGEPQVTFTCHQHCGTATYIFIEDGKIIPITRFIDVDRFFEIIDKGREELEKGGIAAKAKLIAKSTIELPKTLDKSKAPKSVDIKSILTSVFKERSYSALGEFHYNTLLVSCMHFMDPWNFDIERVKRCVIHYALPDGRIVPFCTMNSIHRAEVEKQFSKPLKG
- a CDS encoding beta-ribofuranosylaminobenzene 5'-phosphate synthase → MIINTPSRLHLTLIDLNGRRGRLDGGVGITLREPELIMGLEASDEISVEFTGEVENALREEYVSKITAAAERILSHLGSDEKFAFKVESMFPAHSGLGSGTQISLAVAKLIAEYHGVSIGARELAVIVGRGGTSGIGVASFEDGGFIVDAGHSTREKSDFLPSSASRASPPPVIARYDFPEDWNIVVAIPYIERSVSGKREVNIFQEYCPIPLREVERLSHIILMKMMPSVIEGDIEAFGESVNEIQKIGFKKVERDLQDPLIDSLIDAMLAAGAAGAGMSSFGPAVYAVTEGKADDMVDAVLEIMDSGQAFVTGGRNSGASVSRS
- the hacB gene encoding homoaconitase small subunit; protein product: MEEVIRGRVWRFGDNIDTDMIIPGRYLRTFSLDELASHVMEGARPEFASEVKRGDIIVAGRNFGCGSSREQAAVALKHAGVAAIIAESFARIFYRNAINIGFPVIMARVDAVDGDEISVDLKGGFIENLTTGKRYEMKPFNDYMLSILQDGGIVNHYIRTLKEGSG